The genomic region CAATAACTACGATCCTAAAAAGAGAAAAAGTAACCAATTCACCTTTTTTCCTAGTGCCGACTTTAACTCAGACCAGGGATTCAGCTTAGGGGTTAAAAATACATTTACTACCTATGGTTTGGTTCGTAATCCATTTACATCTCAACATAATCTCTCTGCAAACTACTATTTTGCGACCCAAGGATTTGATGTTGGCTACTATGGCGAATTCGCAAACGTATTCTATAAATGGAATTTAGGAGTAGATGCCTATTATTCAAGTCCGAATTTTGTGATTAACTATTTTGGAACAGGAAATGATACAGAGTATGATGACGACGATGTTTCCAGGGATTTCAACAGGGTGAAAATTGAACAATGGAGAATTGCACCTTCACTTATATATAGAAAGAACAATAATGTATTCTTCAGTATTAAACCAATGATCGAATCGAAGCAGGTTTCTTACGATGCAAATAGAATTGTAGCCGAAACTTTTGATCAGGATAATGATGTTTTTGAAGAACAACTATACGCTGGTGCAGAGGTGAATTACAACTATTATAATAAGGATAGAGTTGCATTTCCATCAAGAGGGATTGAAGTGGATCTAACCGCGGGTTATAAAAGCAATATTGATGAGTTTGACAATAAATTCGCTTACGTAAGACCTATGCTTTCTTTAAATTATCCATTACACGAAAGTGGTTTTGCGGCTATTGCGACAAAAATAGGTGGTGAAGCGATCCTGGGAGATGAGTACGAATTCTATCATGCGGCAACACTTGGCGGCGGAAATAGAAATACGCTTAGAGGTTATCGTAATGAACGTTTTAATGGCAAATACGCATTCTATCAGAATATTGATATTCGAAGTGGGATCGCTCAATTCAGAACTAATTTTATCCCAATTCGTATGGGAGCCAGCATTGGTTATGACTACGGTAGAGTTTGGGTAGATGATGATGATAGTAACGAATGGCATTCCAACGTGGGTGGATCGATCTTTATCAACGCGTTCAAAGCCTTTACCGGAAACATTGGATACTATGTTGGGGACGAAGGAGGTCGTTTGAACTTCACCGTCAACTTTGACTTCTAGTTCTCGATACTATAAATTTAAGCCACACCTTACAGTGTGGCTTTTTTGGTTATAATTCTTTTGCCAGTTCTTCTATAGATTCTACCAATAGATCGGGTTCTTTCGCCAATCGAAACGGAAATTTTCCCGGTCTGCGTACAAAAGCTGTTTGCATTCCAGCCCTTCCTGCTCCGGTTATATCCCATCCATGAGCTGCAACCATCATACAATCGCTTTTATTTACTTCGGAAGCATCTACAATGTATTTATAACTATCAAGATGAGGTTTGTATTTCTTCACGTTCTCAACGCTTACAATATGATCGAAGAAATGATCAATTTCAGCAAATTCCAATTGTTTTTGAAGTACATCTGGCTTACCGTTACTGTAAGCTATCAATTTGAACCCTGAATTTTTCAAACGTTTTAAACCTGGCATCACATCTGGATACGCTTCTAGACTGGTGATTGGTTTCAAAGTTTCTTGTAATTCTTCTTCGGAAAGTTCTAAATCATATTTCAGAGCATTCATTCTTAGTACCTCCTGCGCTATTTGACTAAAGTTGTGATAGGAATCACTTACAGATTCTACAAGGGAATATTGTAAAAGTTCGGCAAACCAGATATCAGCTGCATATTCCTTACCCAGGGTTTTATTGATGCTTTCCTTCAGCGGAGACAGATCGAGAAGAGTTTCGTTCACATCGAAGATGAGTACTTTAGGAGTAGATTTCATTTCGTTTTTTAGATAAAATTACAAATCTTAATCCCGATAGTTAGACCCGGTAACAATAAAGCTGAAGAGTTCTAACTAATAAGGTGCTGGAGGATTCAAAGCCGAAGTATTACTCAACTGCTCTCCCGTGAATTCCTCTTCCTCAATTATGGTAACTGAATCTGAATAGGTACTGGAAGTAATTAAAAATACAAGAAGACTGATAGCGAGTAGAAATAGAGCTTTAGTGAGAACAGATAAATACCGAACCTGTCTATCGATTTTAACTTCGTCCTGAAGACTTGCAACTATGGTTGGTTTCATAGCATAAATACTATGTAGCAGATAGGGCACTACAGGTTAATAATAAGTTCTTTCCAGGTAGGGTTAATTTTGATAATTTAAGATAGGAATCTAATTAACTGACTGCAAGTCTTTTATCAATTAAAATAAATAGGATATCAACAGGTAGAAAACTCCAAATTGCTGATGTTTACTGCATTAAACCGACTTATAAACAATTTAACACTTTACGGGCAAATCGATTAAGTGCAAATTAGACCGATCAAATACACTAGTAGCCAGGTAATTAGAGGAACATAAATCATCAAACAGTATCCTGTTTTCAAACATAAGATTAAGAAGTGCGACTTCGCAATGAAATAACTTAATTAATGAATTTCATAACAATTGAATCCTATTATGAGGAGAAATTGTAGCCTCACCAGGAATCGAACCTGGATCTAAAGTTTAGGAAACTTCTATTCTATCCATTGAACTATGAGGCCGTTGGACGAATTTATAAAAATCGGTGTAGACTTCGATACTACATAATTCTAAAATTTACAGTCTTATTCTATATCTTTAGACTTTAAGTTCGTTAAGTATGAAAAAATTAGTTTTAGCAGTTTTCTGTTTATCAATATTCAGCACTCACGCACAGAATATTGGACATGAAAAGAGCGCATTTGCACATACCTTTTCAATTGTTGCCAGAGATACAGTGACCGGTGAAATGGCTGTAGGAGTTCAAAGTCACTGGTTTTCGGTGGGTTCCATCGTTTCCTGGGGAAAATCTGGTGTAGGAGTGGTTGCTACTCAATCTTTCGTAAATCCGGCATACGGTCCTCAAGGTCTTGAATTAATGGAAAATGGAATGCCTGCCGATATTGCGCTGGCTAAAATGGTAGATGAAGATGAAGGCCGTGCTTTCCGTCAGGTTGCTTTTCTGGATGTAAACGGTAACGTTTCTGCCTATACAGGTGATAAATGCGTTCAGGCTGCGGAAGATATACAGGGTAATAATTTTTCTGTACAGGCAAATATGATGTTAAATGAGAATGTAGTTCCTGCCATGGCGAATGCCTATGCTACGAATTCAGATCTTCCTTTAGCTGAAAGAGTGGTTGCTGTGATGCTGGCCGCACAGGAAGCCGGTGGTGATATACGAGGAAAACAATCTGCTGCTCTTATTGTCGTAGGTCCTGAAAAAACCGAAAAAAGCTGGGAAGATAAAAAGGTGGATCTTAGAGTGGATGATCACGAAAATCCAATCAAGGAACTTGGAAGATTACTGAAGGTGCATCGTGCTTACGAGCATATGAATAAAGGAGATCTTGCTGTGGAAGCAAACGACATGGAAAAAGCACTTCAGGAATATGGTGCTGCAGAAAAAATGTTTCCTGAAAACCTGGAAATGAAATACTGGAAAGCTGTAGCTCTTGCCAATAGTGGGAGAATGGATGAAGCTAGACCAATTTTCAAAAAAGTTTTTGCTGCAGATGAAAACTGGAAAGAAATGACCACAAGGTTGCCTGCATCAGGACTACTGAATATTTCAGAAGAAGAATTAGAGACCCTTACTAAATAAGATAGCCATATGATGAAATTGATGAAAATTAGTTTTTTAAGCCTTCTGGTCATAGCATTCATTGCTTGTGAAGAAACTAAAAAAGAAGAAGAGAAAACTTCCGAAGAAAAAGAAACCGTAAGCACTGCGAATTCGATGAAAACGAATATGGAAGCAGATAGTGAGCTAAAATATAATCCTGCTCATGGCGTAGAAGGACATCGTTGTGAACTACCGGTAGGAGCTCCTCTTAGAAGTGAGGGAAATACCGCGGCTCAACCTATGACCACGAGTCCTGTTAGAATGCAGAGCGCCACTCCAACGATTAATCCTCCACACGGGCAACTTGGGCATGACTGTTCAGTAGCTGTGGGTGCTGAGCTCAATTAGCATTAAAATCCGAAATTTTTATATATCCATTTCGACAGAAGTTCTATGATGGACAAGCATCGTAATTTCTATACCCAAGTCCCAATTAGTGATCTGGCTATTCATGAACTTTTTCGGGATAGAAATAATTTTCAGGAGGTTCCACCAACATGGCATGTCCTGGTTGCGGATATTCGGGATTCTACCCAAGCAGTCAACGATGGCAGGCATGAAGAAGTGAACCTGGTAGCTACCGGCTGTGTGATCGCGATACTTAATTTGTCCATTTCTGAAGGGATCACTGTTCCTTTCTTTTTTGGAGGCGATGGAGCTACATTTTTAATACCTGATAGTTTAACTACCAAAGCTTTATCTGTACTCGAAAAACACAACAGGAACGTTCAGAAGAATTTTAAATTCGAACTTTCATTGGGAACCTATCCCGTAAGGGATCTTTATAAGGATGGGATCGAATTAAATATAGCCCGCGTAAGTACTACAGAATCTCTGGTGATCCCAGTTATCATGGGTCAGGGATTACTAATTGCTGAAAAGCTTATCAAAGAAACACCTAACAGTTTACCTATCGAGATCGATGAAGTGCCGGTTAATCTTTCCGGGATGGATTGTAAATGGGACAAAATCAAACCACCCTTGGAAAACCAGGAAGTGTTAAGCCTGCTTATAGCCGGATGCGGCGATGCTAACTATCCTGAAGTTTACTCAGATATTCTCGAAAAACTCAACGAGATCTACGGTTCCACGCAACGCAGAAGACCAATCTCTACAGACAAGCTTAAAATGTCCACCAGTTTTGACCGTATTAGCAATGACGTAAAGATGAAGTGGGGTGATACTAATATTCCGGAATTTCTGAAAGGAGTATTGATTAGCCTGTTCGGTGAATTTTATCTTAGAAACACCAATCTTGGTAAAACATATCTAAAACGAATGGTCGAATTATCTGATAATCTAAGTCTCGATGGCAGAATTAATACAGTGATCACCGGAAGCGCAGACCAAAGAAAAGAACTTTTCAAATACTTAGATAGTATTGAAGATCAAGGCCTCATCAAATATGGTTTTCATATTAGTGAAGAAAGTATCATGTCCTGCTATGTTCGAAACATGAAGACAGATGAACATATCCACTTTATAGATGGTGGAAATGGCGGATATACAAAAGCGGCCAATGTGCTCAAAAAGAAATTGGCAAATTGACCGCTTCCATAATTATTTAATTTTTAATCTTCGTCCAGACCTCCTCTACGAGTTGCATCGCGTGGCTCTGGCCAGGTCATCTGCTCTCCGGTTCTACGACTTTTTGGTAAGCTAATCTGTTCTCTGGATGTCTTTTCAGGATCTTCACTAGCCATATAAGCAAGTACCGCTGTAAGGATCACGTTGTTTCTAACATCATCGAAAACGATCTTATCATAAGTATCCCTGTTGGTATGCCATGTGTAATTCCAGTAATCCCAGCTCAATGAACTTAGGTTGAATGCTGGTGCTCCAGCCGCTACAAAAGAAGCATAATCAGATCCTCCTCTTCCTGGAGATCCAGGGAAATTGGTTTCAATATGTGTAGTAACGTTTTCTGGTACTTCGTACAACCAACGCCCTAAATAGTCATATGCATGCAGGAATCCATTTCCAGAAATATTCACTACCCTTCCAGTTCCGTTATCCTGGTTAAATAATGCCTGTGTATTTTCAACGATTTCTGGATGATCTTTTACGAATGCTCTGGATCCATTCAATCCCTGTTCTTCACTACCCCAGTGCCCTACCAGAATTGTTCTTTTTGGGTTAGGATACAACTTTTTAAGAATTCTCATCGCTTCCATCATTACGATAGTTCCTGTTCCATTATCAGTTGCACCTGTAGCACCATCCCAGCTATCAAAGTGTGCTGAAAGAATTACATATTCTTCAGGTTTTTCTGAACCTTTGATCTCTGCAATTGTATTGAAAGTTGAAACTTCTCCCAGCTCCTGAGATTCAGCTACTACTTTTAGTTCGGGTTTATCACCATATTCTGCAAGTCGGTATAGCATCCCATAATCCTCCAGTGAAATATCGATGGTTGGAATTTCTTCGGTATATGAAGAAAACACTTTGTTTACGCCAAATCCTCGAGACCAGTACGATGAAATGATTCCGGCTGCTCCTGCTTTTTCCAGTGCCTGCGGTAATTCTCTTCTGGATAATCCGCTAGCTGAAGTACGTTCTCTCCAAACTTCACTTAAACTATCACGATCCTTTTTCATCTTTTCAAATGACTCTTCTGTAGCCCATTCTTCCCAGTTATCATCTGGTCTTCCCGTTGGCTGTGGCATTGAGATCATCACAAATTTTCCTTTAACCGACTTCAATTTATTTACGAAGTCCATCGAGTCTTTTGCTGCCGGAAGGATGATTACTTCAGCCTGCACTCCTTTTTTCCCGGTAGATGGACTCCAGGCCAGCTGTCGTGCTTCAAGGCTCTGAATCCTTGGAGAGATAAGATCAACATGTGTGATACCGCGTTCCCAGCCTTTCCATTTACCCCATTCTTCGTTTCTGGCATCAATATCCCAGCTTTTATACTTATTTACCGCCCAGTCGTTAGCCTGTTTCATTTGAGGCGTCCCAACAAGTCTTGGACCTACAACGTCCAGTAATTCATGCGCAAGATTTTCAAGTTCAGAATTGCCTTCTGCTTCTTTTACGATCTTCTCCACCATTTCCTGGGTGCTTTGCGCAAAAGCAGCCGAAAAGGAGATAAAAAATAAAAAGGCTAAGGATAATTTTTTTGTCATAATGTAAAGATTGGTTGATGTGTTTTACAATATCGTTCTTTTTAGAACAATTGCTCTGAAATTAGACCGCAGTGGTACGAAAACGTTTAATACGGAGTTAAAATTTAGCTATATTGGCGTTCCAAAATCGTAAATTTTCACCAATGCTTCAAAGATTCGCGTTTCTCGCCATCCTATGCCTACCCTTTTTACAGCTAAATGCCCAGACTTCAGAACTTAGTGTCCAGAAGATCATGCAGGATCCACAATGGATGGGTAATTTTCCAGATAGAGTTCGCTGGGGAATACACAGTGAAAATGTCTATTTTCAGTATAATCCTGAAGGGAATCCCGCAGACAGTCTTTATAAAATCGCTGTAAATGATCCTCAAAAGATCCTAAAAGTTTCTGCGGAAGAATCGAAAGCAATGATCCCAACGTATGGCGACTTCAGTAGTGATCGAAAGAAAATGCTGTATACAGATGACGGAAGACTTACTATCTATGATATGAATGATCGATCAAAAAAGGAATTGATCAGTTTACCCTTCAGAATAAGTAATCCTGAATTTTCAGCTTCAGAAGATGAGATCCTATTCCAGGCTGAAGACAATGCATTCATCTATCATCTTGAAAACGGAACGCTTCAGCAACTTACCAATATCAAATCTGGAACAAAAAAAGCTTCCGCAGATAAAAAACTAAACGAAAAGGATCAATGGCTTCAGGATGAAAATCTTGATCTTTTACAGGTTGTGAGAGAAAGAAAGGAGAACAGGGAAGCATCTAAAAAGTACCGTGAATCCACCAGCGAGCCGGAAGAGTTTATATTTTACCTGGACAACAAGAGCATGAGCAATTTCGTTATCTCGCCAAATGCTAAATATGCTGCATTCAGCCTTATCGATCGGGAAAGCGGAAAAAACACAGGCGTTCCTAATTATGTGGATGAAAGTGGGTATACCGAAGATCTTTCTGCCAGAAGCAAGGTTGGAGATCTAAAATATTCTGCAGAACTGGCACTTTATCAAATTGAAAAGGATACGGTACTAAAGTTTGATTTTACCAGTCTACCAGGAATTTCGAAACTGCCTGATTATACTGCAGATTATCCTGAAAAAGAATGGAAAGAAGAGCCGCGACCGGTAATTCCATCCTCCATGAAATTTAGTCCTGAAGGAGACAAAGCTGTAGTAAACATACGCTCTACAGATAACAAGGACCGCTGGATCGTTGCTGTAGATCTTGAAACCGGAGAATTTGAATCGCTCGACCATCAACGCGATGAAGCATGGCTCGCAGGACCAGGAATTGGCTATACTTATTATGGTTATGAAACTATGGGATGGTTGCCAGACAACAAGCATATTTATTTTCAGACTGAAGAATCAGGCTATTCTCATTTAGTGATCCTGAATACAAAAACAGGAAAAAAGAAAGATCTTACTCCCGGGAATTATGAAGTTTTTGATCCTATGATCTCAAACGATGGGAAGCACTGGTATTTCACTTCTTCGAAAGTACATGCCGGGGAAAGACATTTCTATAAAATGCCATTAATGGGCGGAGATATGGAGCAACTTACTTCCATGACCGGGAACAACGATGTACGATTATCTCCAGATGAATCGCAAATGGCGATCACCTATTCCTATATGAACAAACCGGAAGAACTATTTCTAAAAGAAACCTCATCTAAAGCTCAAACGATCCAGGTAACCGATGGCAGATCTGAAGCCTTTAAAGCTTACGACTGGCGTGAACCTCAACTTATTAAATTCACGGCGCAGGATGGAGCGAAAGTTCCAGCCAGACTATACCTTCCTGAGGAGGATGTGAAAAATGATGCCGCAATCGTATTTGTTCATGGCGCTGGTTATTTGCAAAATGCTCACAAATGGTGGTCAAGTTATTTTCGCGAGTACATGTTCCATAACCTTTTAACTGATCTTGGTTACACCGTGATCGATATCGATTATCGTGGTAGCGCCGGTTATGGAAGGGATTGGAGAACTGGTATTTACAGACATATGGGCGGGAAAGACCTAAGTGACCAGGTAGACGGCGTGAAATATCTTGTGGATGAACATGATATCAATCCTGAAAAAGTGGGAATTTATGGTGGTAGTTATGGCGGATTTATCACCTTGATGGCCTTATTTACTGAAGCTGATACTTTCCAGGCTGGAGCTGCTTTAAGGTCTGTAACAGACTGGGCACACTACAACCATGGATACACCAGCAATATTCTTAACGAACCTTCCCAGGATCCAATTGCTTACAAACGCTCATCACCCATTTATTTTGCTGAAGGCCTTGAAGGTGATTTGTTGATCGCCCACGGAATGGTAGATGTAAACGTGCATTTTCAAGATGTGGTTAGACTAAGTCAGCGTTTGATTGAATTAGGAAAAGAGAATTGGGAGCTTGCCGTTTATCCAGTGGAAGATCACGGATTCGTGGAGCCTAGTAGCTGGACAGATGAATATCGAAGAATACTGGAATTATTTAATGAAAACCTATTGGAAAAATGATGGATATCAATTTTGTAAGAGAACAATTTCCTGCTCTTGAACGGGATTTCGTTTTTATGGATAATGCCGGAGGATCACAGGTTTTAAAGCAGGTCACTAACAAGATCACAGATTACCTGCTTCACTCCAATGTACAACTTGGTGCTTCCTACGCTGTTTCCCAGGAAGCCGGAGATAGACTAAAAAGCTCTACGGAAGTTGTTTCAGAGCTTATCAATGCTTCCAGACCTGAAGAGATCGTGATTGGCTCCAGTACGACCATGCTTATGCGAATTCTTAGCCTGAGCATTAGTAAGAACTGGGAAAAAGGAGATGAGATCATTGTTACCAATACAGACCATGAGGCAAATGTTTCTCCATGGACAGATCTTGAAAAGTCTGGGTTTAAAGTTAAGATATGGCATGTAAATCCAGAATCTCTGGAACTTGACACTAAAGATCTTGAACATTTATTGACAGAAAAGACGAAACTCGTTGCCGTTACTCACGCATCGAACGTGCTGGGAACGATCAATCCTGTTAAGCAATACGCTGAAATAGTACATAAAGCAGGTGCTTTGATCTGTGTAGATGGTGTCGCCTATGCACCGCATAGAAAAGTGGACGTTCAGGACCTGGATGCCGACTTCTATACGTTTAGCTGGTACAAGACTTATGGACCACACCTGGCCATGATGTATGGTAAATATGATCTATTGAGAGAGCTGGAAAGTATCAACCATTATTTTATAGACAAAGATGCTGTTCCATATAAACTGCAACCCGGAAATTTCAATTTCGAACTTACCTATGCGGTTTCCGGAATTACCGATTATTATACTGAATTGCACGATCATCATTTCGACGGAAAAGATCTTCAGTTTAAGGAAAAATTGAATAAAACCTACGAGCTTATTTCTGCCCATGAAGAAAAACTGGCCACAAGACTTCTGGATTATTTGAATTCAATTTCAGAAATAAAGATCATCGGGCAAACAAGTGCTGCTGCTGAAAAAAGAGTTCCTACTATTTCATTTGTCCACCAAAACTTCCGAAGCAATGATATTGTTGAAGCAGTAGATCCTCATAATATTGGCATCAGATTTGGCGATTTCTATGCTAAAAAATTAATTCATGACCTTCAGCTGGAAGATAAGAACGGCGTGGTAAGAGTAAGCCTGGTTCATTATAATACCCTGGAAGAAGTTGATAAACTGATAGAAGTTTTTAAAACGATTTTTAAGTCTTAACGGTAATTTCCGAAGACACGATTAAAAGGTATTTTGAAGCCCAGTAAAATGGAATTTCTACGCACCTGATCCCGAACTACTTCCAGTACCTCTGCCTGTGCGGAGATTTCGAAAGTAAATTGATTACGAACCCGGTATGATACAGATAATTTTGCCGGGATTGTGATCACCCGAATGTCCTCTTCCAGCACATTACCGTAATCTGGAGAATTTTGAATAAACGAAGCTCCAATCCCCGCACCAAAAAGTACATTTTCGATCTGGTTGAAGGGGTCGAAATTAACATAAGGCATAAATGTCAACGAGTTGTAATGTTCATTATCACTAAGATCTGAAGCTGAAGTTCGCTGCCAGTATAGCTCGGCTCCAAAACCCGCTTTAGGCAACAGGTAGTAGATCGCGTAGATTCCCACCGCGTAATTAGGCTCAAAGCCTGAATTGGTAAAACTGTCGCTCTCCCCGCTACCAAAAACATCCTGAGAAAGATATAAGGAAGTATGGGCATAACTAATGCTTGGACCAACCTCAAAATCCCGGTATCTCTGGCTGAATGACTTAACCGCGATAAATAGCAGAACTATTACTAAAAGTTTTTTCACCTATGAAAATTTAATGACCGGGAACTTTTCTACAAAATTCCCGGCCATTTGAAATTATAGCTTTTTAAGATCTTTTACCTCAGATTTTTCGGCTTCCATAATGCTAATGGCAAAACCACCACCCGGAGCAGATTCTTGTGATAACCTGGATTTACTATTTACTCTGTACTTTTTAATTTCATAAGCCTGAGGATTCGTTTTATAATGAGCATCTTCGGCATCAGCATAGATCGTTGCAATGTACGTTTTACCCTTATCCAGGAAGTCAAATTCAATTTTTGAAGTCCGCGTTTCTTCTCCGTTCACGTTCCCAACAAACCAGTTATTCGTTCCCTTTGCTTTTCTTGCTACAGTGATATATTCGCCAGGTTCTGCTTCCAGGTATTCACTCTCATCCCAATCCAGTGCTACATCTTTAATGAACTGAAAAGCATCCGGGAATCTCATGTAATTTTCCGGAAGATCAGCAGCCATTTGCAAAGGGCTATACATCGTCACATACATTGCCAGTTGATTAGACAGCGTACTATTTACATGGGAATTGTTATCTGGATTCAGCTTAGAAATATCCATCTCAAAGATTCCGGGAGTATAATCCATAGGTCCGCCAATGAGTCTTGTAAATGGTAATACGGTCACATGATTTGGTTTAGAACCTCCAAAAGCCTGGAATTCGGTTCCACGAGCAGATTCGTTACCTATAAGGTTTGGATAGGTTCTTCTCAATCCAGTTGGTCTAACCGCTTCATGAGCATTTACCATGATCTTATAATCTGCAGCTTTGGTTACAGCATATAAAAAATGGTTGATCGCCCACTGCCCGTAGTGGTGTTCACCACGCGGAATTATATCTCCAACATAACCGCTTTTTACAGCAGGGTAATCATACTTATTCATGAACTGGTAGGCAGTATCCATATGACGTTCATAATTCCTGATCGCTCCGGAAGTCTCATGGTGCATCATCATTTTCACACCTTTACTTTGTGCGTACTCATGAATTGCTTCCACATCGAAATCTGGATACGGAGTCACAAAATCAAATACATAATCTTTTGATTTCCCGAACCAGTCTTCCCAACCTTCGTTCCAGCCCTCCACAAGAACGGCGTCAAAACCATGCTCGGCGGCGAAGTCTATATATTCCTTTACATGCTCTGTATTGGCAGCATGTTTACCATTTGGAGTTGTTTTAGAATAGTCGGTTTTCCCGAGTTGTACTGAAGGTAGCTCATCTGTATAAGCCCAGGAGCTTTTACCTGTGATCATTTCCCACCATACCCCAATGTATTTAACAGGCTTGATCCAGCTGGTATCTTCCAGCTTATTTGGTTCATTAAGGTTCAGGTTCATATTGGAAGCCAAAATCTCTGTAGCCTCGTCACTTACCATAATCGTTCTCCATGGTGAAACGGCCGGAGTCTGGATATATCCTTTATTACCAACGGCATCTGGAGTTAACCAGGATTCAAAAACTAAAGTTTCTTCATCAAGATTCAGGTTCATTAGCGAATAATCTACCAGCGCAGCTTCGTGCAGATTAATATATAAACCGTCCTTAGATTTCATCATAAGAGAAGTCTGCACTCCGGTGTTAGAGAACTGTTCCTGGGAAGCGTTCCCGGTAACCGCAGTATCAAATTTTGAACTGATCTCTGAAAGTTTTGATGTGGTATAATCATACTCCTGAGAA from Christiangramia sp. OXR-203 harbors:
- a CDS encoding haloacid dehalogenase type II, giving the protein MKSTPKVLIFDVNETLLDLSPLKESINKTLGKEYAADIWFAELLQYSLVESVSDSYHNFSQIAQEVLRMNALKYDLELSEEELQETLKPITSLEAYPDVMPGLKRLKNSGFKLIAYSNGKPDVLQKQLEFAEIDHFFDHIVSVENVKKYKPHLDSYKYIVDASEVNKSDCMMVAAHGWDITGAGRAGMQTAFVRRPGKFPFRLAKEPDLLVESIEELAKEL
- a CDS encoding DUF1028 domain-containing protein — protein: MKKLVLAVFCLSIFSTHAQNIGHEKSAFAHTFSIVARDTVTGEMAVGVQSHWFSVGSIVSWGKSGVGVVATQSFVNPAYGPQGLELMENGMPADIALAKMVDEDEGRAFRQVAFLDVNGNVSAYTGDKCVQAAEDIQGNNFSVQANMMLNENVVPAMANAYATNSDLPLAERVVAVMLAAQEAGGDIRGKQSAALIVVGPEKTEKSWEDKKVDLRVDDHENPIKELGRLLKVHRAYEHMNKGDLAVEANDMEKALQEYGAAEKMFPENLEMKYWKAVALANSGRMDEARPIFKKVFAADENWKEMTTRLPASGLLNISEEELETLTK
- a CDS encoding DUF3095 family protein; this translates as MMDKHRNFYTQVPISDLAIHELFRDRNNFQEVPPTWHVLVADIRDSTQAVNDGRHEEVNLVATGCVIAILNLSISEGITVPFFFGGDGATFLIPDSLTTKALSVLEKHNRNVQKNFKFELSLGTYPVRDLYKDGIELNIARVSTTESLVIPVIMGQGLLIAEKLIKETPNSLPIEIDEVPVNLSGMDCKWDKIKPPLENQEVLSLLIAGCGDANYPEVYSDILEKLNEIYGSTQRRRPISTDKLKMSTSFDRISNDVKMKWGDTNIPEFLKGVLISLFGEFYLRNTNLGKTYLKRMVELSDNLSLDGRINTVITGSADQRKELFKYLDSIEDQGLIKYGFHISEESIMSCYVRNMKTDEHIHFIDGGNGGYTKAANVLKKKLAN
- a CDS encoding M20/M25/M40 family metallo-hydrolase, whose amino-acid sequence is MTKKLSLAFLFFISFSAAFAQSTQEMVEKIVKEAEGNSELENLAHELLDVVGPRLVGTPQMKQANDWAVNKYKSWDIDARNEEWGKWKGWERGITHVDLISPRIQSLEARQLAWSPSTGKKGVQAEVIILPAAKDSMDFVNKLKSVKGKFVMISMPQPTGRPDDNWEEWATEESFEKMKKDRDSLSEVWRERTSASGLSRRELPQALEKAGAAGIISSYWSRGFGVNKVFSSYTEEIPTIDISLEDYGMLYRLAEYGDKPELKVVAESQELGEVSTFNTIAEIKGSEKPEEYVILSAHFDSWDGATGATDNGTGTIVMMEAMRILKKLYPNPKRTILVGHWGSEEQGLNGSRAFVKDHPEIVENTQALFNQDNGTGRVVNISGNGFLHAYDYLGRWLYEVPENVTTHIETNFPGSPGRGGSDYASFVAAGAPAFNLSSLSWDYWNYTWHTNRDTYDKIVFDDVRNNVILTAVLAYMASEDPEKTSREQISLPKSRRTGEQMTWPEPRDATRRGGLDED
- a CDS encoding S9 family peptidase, with amino-acid sequence MLQRFAFLAILCLPFLQLNAQTSELSVQKIMQDPQWMGNFPDRVRWGIHSENVYFQYNPEGNPADSLYKIAVNDPQKILKVSAEESKAMIPTYGDFSSDRKKMLYTDDGRLTIYDMNDRSKKELISLPFRISNPEFSASEDEILFQAEDNAFIYHLENGTLQQLTNIKSGTKKASADKKLNEKDQWLQDENLDLLQVVRERKENREASKKYRESTSEPEEFIFYLDNKSMSNFVISPNAKYAAFSLIDRESGKNTGVPNYVDESGYTEDLSARSKVGDLKYSAELALYQIEKDTVLKFDFTSLPGISKLPDYTADYPEKEWKEEPRPVIPSSMKFSPEGDKAVVNIRSTDNKDRWIVAVDLETGEFESLDHQRDEAWLAGPGIGYTYYGYETMGWLPDNKHIYFQTEESGYSHLVILNTKTGKKKDLTPGNYEVFDPMISNDGKHWYFTSSKVHAGERHFYKMPLMGGDMEQLTSMTGNNDVRLSPDESQMAITYSYMNKPEELFLKETSSKAQTIQVTDGRSEAFKAYDWREPQLIKFTAQDGAKVPARLYLPEEDVKNDAAIVFVHGAGYLQNAHKWWSSYFREYMFHNLLTDLGYTVIDIDYRGSAGYGRDWRTGIYRHMGGKDLSDQVDGVKYLVDEHDINPEKVGIYGGSYGGFITLMALFTEADTFQAGAALRSVTDWAHYNHGYTSNILNEPSQDPIAYKRSSPIYFAEGLEGDLLIAHGMVDVNVHFQDVVRLSQRLIELGKENWELAVYPVEDHGFVEPSSWTDEYRRILELFNENLLEK
- a CDS encoding cysteine desulfurase-like protein; amino-acid sequence: MMDINFVREQFPALERDFVFMDNAGGSQVLKQVTNKITDYLLHSNVQLGASYAVSQEAGDRLKSSTEVVSELINASRPEEIVIGSSTTMLMRILSLSISKNWEKGDEIIVTNTDHEANVSPWTDLEKSGFKVKIWHVNPESLELDTKDLEHLLTEKTKLVAVTHASNVLGTINPVKQYAEIVHKAGALICVDGVAYAPHRKVDVQDLDADFYTFSWYKTYGPHLAMMYGKYDLLRELESINHYFIDKDAVPYKLQPGNFNFELTYAVSGITDYYTELHDHHFDGKDLQFKEKLNKTYELISAHEEKLATRLLDYLNSISEIKIIGQTSAAAEKRVPTISFVHQNFRSNDIVEAVDPHNIGIRFGDFYAKKLIHDLQLEDKNGVVRVSLVHYNTLEEVDKLIEVFKTIFKS
- a CDS encoding outer membrane beta-barrel protein; this encodes MKKLLVIVLLFIAVKSFSQRYRDFEVGPSISYAHTSLYLSQDVFGSGESDSFTNSGFEPNYAVGIYAIYYLLPKAGFGAELYWQRTSASDLSDNEHYNSLTFMPYVNFDPFNQIENVLFGAGIGASFIQNSPDYGNVLEEDIRVITIPAKLSVSYRVRNQFTFEISAQAEVLEVVRDQVRRNSILLGFKIPFNRVFGNYR